The proteins below are encoded in one region of Candidatus Saccharimonadales bacterium:
- the rpmJ gene encoding 50S ribosomal protein L36, producing the protein MKVQASVKRMCVDCKIIRREGVVRVICSKPKHKQRQG; encoded by the coding sequence ATGAAGGTTCAAGCAAGTGTCAAAAGAATGTGTGTTGACTGCAAGATTATCCGCCGCGAAGGCGTGGTAAGAGTCATTTGCTCGAAACCGAAACATAAGCAGAGGCAGGGATAG
- the infA gene encoding translation initiation factor IF-1 — protein MASNKQVIEFEGTILETLPNAMFRVRLDNDHEITGIIAGKMRMHYIKIVPGDKVTVEMTPYDLTKGRITYRHK, from the coding sequence ATGGCGAGCAATAAGCAGGTCATTGAATTTGAGGGAACGATCCTAGAGACCCTTCCCAATGCTATGTTTCGTGTGCGTTTAGACAACGACCACGAGATTACTGGCATCATCGCCGGTAAGATGCGCATGCACTACATTAAGATCGTCCCAGGAGATAAGGTGACGGTCGAGATGACCCCTTACGACCTGACCAAGGGTCGAATAACTTATCGGCATAAATAA